The following coding sequences are from one Phenylobacterium glaciei window:
- a CDS encoding energy transducer TonB, translating to MEIRWDRLQKVRIRLLNPWVSVQDAPLKDGGVGMRSLGFLAVLAALACGYGSPGFAAPDVITPPDWLRKPTPEQLLAVWPTKDLGQVRTGKGVISCSVSIQGALFDCRVVSEEPVGSGFGAAALAVAPQLLLKPGLRNGKPEVTSDVHIPVNFGGRPTSYLGNDAKTLTRPVLTNVIWTEAPTYAQVVAAFPAKARIAKTGGNVVLDCSFKSDGRLTGCELLGETPKGLDLGRAAKTLMPLFMGPTLRSDGASTLRAGVQIPITFPIEMTSATHPVTGKPRWTAAPSAEALLAAIPATAATAGVRTARVVMSCTIAQGGGLEGCKVSSEDPVGLGFGAATLGLVKDIRVSIWTAEGLPTIGGSINVPIRYDIPQASPPKP from the coding sequence GTGGAGATCCGTTGGGATAGACTCCAGAAGGTACGAATTCGGCTTCTCAACCCTTGGGTGAGTGTGCAGGATGCCCCGCTCAAAGACGGGGGCGTCGGGATGCGATCATTAGGTTTTCTCGCCGTTCTGGCCGCATTGGCTTGCGGCTATGGGTCCCCGGGCTTCGCGGCTCCCGACGTGATCACGCCGCCGGATTGGCTGCGGAAGCCTACCCCCGAACAGCTCCTGGCGGTTTGGCCGACCAAGGACTTGGGGCAGGTGCGCACCGGCAAGGGCGTGATTAGCTGCTCCGTCTCGATCCAGGGCGCTCTGTTCGACTGCCGGGTCGTCTCCGAGGAGCCGGTCGGGTCCGGGTTTGGCGCCGCGGCTCTCGCGGTGGCGCCCCAATTGTTGCTGAAGCCCGGCCTGCGGAATGGAAAGCCGGAGGTGACGTCGGACGTGCACATTCCTGTCAACTTCGGAGGTCGGCCTACCTCGTATCTAGGTAACGACGCCAAGACGTTGACCCGCCCGGTCCTGACGAACGTCATTTGGACCGAGGCGCCGACCTATGCCCAGGTCGTCGCCGCCTTCCCGGCCAAGGCCCGGATCGCCAAGACCGGCGGGAACGTGGTCCTTGACTGTTCCTTCAAGTCCGACGGCCGCTTGACCGGCTGCGAGCTCTTGGGCGAAACTCCAAAGGGTCTTGATCTTGGCCGGGCCGCCAAAACGCTCATGCCGCTTTTCATGGGTCCAACTCTGCGGAGCGACGGGGCCAGCACCCTTCGCGCGGGGGTGCAGATTCCAATCACCTTCCCCATCGAGATGACCTCTGCGACCCATCCCGTGACGGGCAAGCCCCGTTGGACCGCAGCCCCGAGTGCCGAGGCGTTGCTGGCGGCGATACCCGCGACGGCGGCGACTGCAGGTGTTCGCACCGCCCGGGTGGTGATGTCTTGCACCATCGCTCAGGGCGGCGGCCTTGAAGGCTGCAAGGTCTCCAGTGAGGACCCGGTCGGACTTGGGTTTGGGGCCGCCACCCTGGGGCTGGTTAAGGATATCCGCGTGAGCATCTGGACGGCTGAGGGCCTGCCGACCATCGGCGGTTCGATTAATGTTCCGATCCGCTACGATATCCCGCAGGCCTCGCCGCCCAAACCCTAG
- a CDS encoding pseudouridine synthase encodes MSKVPMARLDRLLANLGYGSRREVNALVRAGGVVLDGVTLKDAGAKVPIVRELPTRLTISGVAVDPPAPFTLIMHKPLGVVCSHREAGRSVYELLPTRWRARMPGLSTIGRLDKDTSGLLLITDDGDLLHRVISPRAHVAKRYLATLDRPMTGEEGAIFAAGDLMLDSEDTPLAPAELEVISPTEAALTIIEGRYHQVRRMFAAVGNHVTALHRDRIGGLQLPADLAAGEWRVLDEAGGAAIFTQASGRGATDPAHP; translated from the coding sequence GTGAGCAAGGTCCCGATGGCCCGGCTGGACCGCCTGCTGGCCAATCTGGGCTACGGCTCGCGCCGCGAGGTCAATGCTCTGGTCCGCGCCGGCGGGGTGGTGCTGGACGGTGTGACCCTGAAGGACGCCGGGGCCAAGGTCCCCATCGTCCGCGAGCTGCCCACCCGCCTGACCATCTCCGGCGTCGCCGTCGACCCCCCCGCGCCGTTCACCCTGATCATGCACAAGCCGCTCGGCGTGGTCTGTTCGCACCGCGAGGCCGGCCGCAGCGTCTACGAACTGCTGCCCACCCGCTGGCGCGCCCGGATGCCGGGGCTTTCCACCATCGGCCGGCTGGACAAGGACACCTCGGGCCTGCTGCTGATCACCGACGATGGCGACCTGCTGCATCGGGTGATCTCGCCCCGGGCCCACGTCGCCAAGCGCTACCTGGCCACCCTCGACCGCCCGATGACCGGGGAGGAGGGCGCGATCTTCGCCGCCGGCGACCTGATGCTGGACAGTGAAGACACACCGCTGGCGCCCGCCGAGCTTGAGGTGATCTCGCCGACCGAGGCCGCCCTGACCATCATCGAGGGTCGCTACCACCAGGTCCGCCGGATGTTCGCCGCCGTGGGCAATCACGTGACCGCCCTCCACCGCGACCGCATCGGCGGACTGCAGCTCCCCGCCGACCTCGCGGCCGGTGAGTGGCGGGTGCTGGACGAAGCGGGCGGGGCCGCGATCTTCACCCAAGCCTCCGGCCGCGGCGCGACCGATCCCGCCCACCCCTGA
- a CDS encoding class I SAM-dependent methyltransferase, with amino-acid sequence MPAAIVYGTPPYNLVDVPTGAVQVSPILPGSTALESLPDASQDEAVIAAPPGTAERDYALAQALRVLKPGGRLTAFAPKDKGGSRLKKSLEAFGCEVFEESRKHNRICTVERPQTIVGLDAFVAKGAAEQMGELWSQPGVFSWDRVDPGSALLIANLPPLKGKGADFGAGIGILALTVLASPDVKSLALVDVDRRAIEAARKNVTDPRATIVWEDVRQAGLADLDFVVMNPPFHDGGAEDRALGVAFIETAAKALRKGGTCWLTANRHLPYERPLGAAFSKVELRAEAGGYKIYEARK; translated from the coding sequence GTGCCGGCCGCGATCGTCTACGGGACCCCGCCCTACAACCTGGTCGACGTGCCCACCGGCGCGGTCCAGGTCTCGCCCATCCTGCCGGGCTCGACGGCCCTGGAAAGCCTGCCGGACGCCAGCCAGGACGAGGCGGTCATCGCCGCCCCGCCCGGGACGGCCGAACGGGACTATGCCCTGGCGCAGGCTCTCCGTGTCTTGAAGCCTGGCGGCCGGCTCACCGCCTTCGCGCCCAAGGACAAGGGCGGCTCACGCCTGAAGAAAAGCCTCGAGGCCTTCGGATGTGAGGTCTTCGAGGAGTCCCGCAAGCACAACCGCATCTGCACGGTCGAGCGGCCGCAGACCATCGTGGGCCTGGACGCCTTCGTGGCCAAGGGCGCGGCCGAGCAGATGGGCGAGCTCTGGAGCCAGCCCGGCGTGTTCAGCTGGGACCGGGTCGATCCGGGCAGCGCCCTGCTGATCGCCAACCTTCCGCCGCTGAAGGGCAAGGGCGCGGACTTCGGCGCCGGCATCGGCATCCTGGCGCTCACCGTCCTGGCCAGCCCCGACGTGAAGAGCCTCGCCCTGGTGGACGTCGACCGCCGCGCCATCGAGGCCGCGCGCAAGAACGTCACCGATCCCCGCGCCACCATCGTCTGGGAAGACGTGCGCCAGGCGGGTCTGGCCGACCTCGACTTCGTGGTGATGAACCCCCCCTTCCACGACGGCGGGGCCGAGGACCGGGCCCTGGGCGTCGCCTTCATCGAGACCGCCGCCAAGGCCCTGCGCAAAGGCGGGACCTGCTGGCTCACCGCCAACCGCCACCTGCCCTATGAACGGCCCCTGGGCGCCGCCTTCTCCAAGGTCGAGCTGCGGGCCGAAGCCGGCGGCTACAAGATCTACGAGGCCCGCAAGTGA
- a CDS encoding ABC transporter ATP-binding protein, which produces MPPVVALEAVEVDYAKRGRALGPFSLSIAPGEIVALVGPSGCGKSTALRLLAGLEQPTRGTVTRTAGRGETSVVFQAPTLAPWMTAVANVALPLELSGVPKPLARARAAAALARVGLAGAEEARPAQLSGGMAMRASLARALVTEPRLLLLDEPFAALDEITRRSLADDVLKLWRETKPAIIFVTHNVEEAAYMAARVAVLTRGPGRVAGEVTVAGDLPRLIGYRATPEFREAAEAVSDLLLKGSEMAA; this is translated from the coding sequence GTGCCGCCTGTCGTCGCCCTAGAGGCCGTTGAAGTCGATTACGCCAAGCGCGGCCGCGCGCTGGGGCCTTTCAGCCTGAGCATCGCGCCCGGAGAGATCGTGGCCCTGGTGGGGCCGTCCGGCTGCGGCAAGTCCACCGCCCTGCGGCTGCTGGCCGGTCTGGAACAGCCGACGCGAGGGACCGTCACCCGCACCGCCGGGCGGGGCGAAACCTCGGTGGTGTTCCAGGCCCCGACCCTGGCGCCCTGGATGACGGCGGTGGCCAATGTCGCCCTGCCCCTGGAGCTGTCAGGCGTGCCCAAGCCCCTCGCCCGGGCGCGGGCCGCGGCGGCCCTGGCCCGCGTGGGCCTGGCCGGCGCCGAGGAGGCCCGCCCCGCCCAGCTGTCGGGCGGCATGGCCATGCGCGCCTCGCTGGCCCGCGCCCTGGTGACCGAGCCGCGCCTGCTGCTGCTGGACGAACCCTTCGCGGCGCTGGACGAGATCACCCGGCGGTCCCTGGCCGACGACGTGCTGAAGCTGTGGCGCGAGACGAAGCCGGCCATCATCTTCGTGACCCACAATGTCGAGGAGGCCGCCTACATGGCCGCGCGCGTCGCCGTTCTGACCCGAGGGCCGGGCCGCGTCGCCGGCGAGGTCACGGTCGCAGGCGACCTGCCCCGCCTGATCGGCTACCGCGCCACACCGGAGTTCCGCGAAGCCGCCGAGGCGGTGTCGGACCTGCTGCTCAAGGGCTCGGAGATGGCGGCGTGA
- a CDS encoding DUF2336 domain-containing protein — protein MTRTKLHDLIELAQEPSSSRRRELLRGVTDLFFTTDEPRAPGELSLFDDVLTQLAGEMEVAVRAELAQRMASVDPAPAGLIRSLARDASIDVARPLLEGSTALTEDDLLSVARTRGQDHLRAISQRPVVSEALSEAIVERGDDETLGTLLANQGAEMSRETHEMVIDRATENPALHAAVVARKAMPADLLNEMYFVVEARLRDQILERNRDIDPDELDQALAAGRKTLAARDGALPGDYIEAEKAVRILRLRGAITPPVLAGFLRNRETTKFLVALSELADIDFHTARRILERRELDALSIVCKAAGFDRSLYLTFAVLILDRDSNAMGRAREYGELYENLPREAAQRTIRFWRMRRQTGDVAAA, from the coding sequence ATGACGCGCACCAAGCTTCACGACCTGATCGAGCTGGCCCAGGAGCCCTCCAGCTCCCGGCGGCGCGAACTGCTGCGCGGCGTCACCGACCTGTTCTTCACCACCGATGAGCCCCGCGCGCCCGGCGAGCTTTCCCTGTTCGACGACGTCCTGACCCAGCTCGCCGGCGAGATGGAGGTGGCGGTTCGCGCCGAACTCGCCCAACGCATGGCCAGCGTCGATCCGGCCCCCGCCGGCCTGATCCGCAGCCTGGCCCGCGACGCCTCCATCGATGTGGCCCGGCCGCTGCTGGAAGGCTCCACCGCGCTCACCGAGGACGACCTGCTGTCGGTGGCCCGCACCCGGGGCCAGGACCACCTGCGCGCCATCAGCCAGCGCCCCGTTGTCTCCGAAGCGCTCTCCGAGGCCATCGTGGAACGCGGTGACGACGAGACGCTCGGGACCCTGCTGGCCAACCAGGGCGCCGAGATGTCGCGTGAGACCCACGAGATGGTCATCGACCGCGCCACCGAGAACCCGGCCCTGCATGCCGCCGTCGTCGCCCGCAAGGCGATGCCCGCCGACCTGCTCAACGAGATGTACTTCGTGGTGGAGGCCCGGCTGCGCGACCAGATCCTGGAGCGTAACCGCGACATCGATCCCGACGAACTGGACCAGGCCCTGGCTGCCGGCCGCAAGACCCTGGCCGCCCGCGACGGCGCCCTGCCCGGCGACTATATCGAGGCCGAGAAGGCCGTCCGCATCCTGCGTCTGCGGGGCGCCATCACCCCGCCAGTGCTGGCGGGCTTCCTGCGCAACCGCGAGACCACCAAGTTCCTGGTGGCGCTCTCGGAACTGGCCGACATCGATTTCCACACCGCCCGGCGGATCCTGGAACGCCGCGAACTGGACGCCCTGTCCATCGTCTGCAAGGCAGCCGGATTTGATCGGTCGCTGTACCTGACCTTCGCCGTCCTGATCCTGGACCGCGATTCCAACGCCATGGGTCGGGCCCGCGAATATGGCGAACTCTACGAAAACCTGCCCCGCGAAGCCGCTCAGCGGACCATCCGCTTCTGGCGCATGCGCCGCCAGACCGGCGACGTGGCGGCCGCCTAG
- a CDS encoding 2'-5' RNA ligase family protein gives MSAEPFILTAALDPAAADWFEDLRQTHFPPGRNQVPAHLTLFHALPGDQEAIIGDTLKAACARTPALSMEVRGPWSLGRGVAYRLSSPGLERLRADLVAAFEPWLTRQDRAPFRPHITVQNKADPEVARALLTHLQLDFEPFDVTATGLQVWRYLGGPWAPVAELPFSAPGAGL, from the coding sequence ATCTCTGCTGAACCCTTCATCCTCACGGCCGCGCTGGACCCAGCGGCGGCCGACTGGTTCGAGGATCTGCGCCAGACGCACTTCCCGCCAGGGCGCAACCAGGTCCCCGCCCACCTGACCCTCTTCCATGCCCTGCCCGGCGACCAGGAAGCGATCATTGGCGACACCCTGAAGGCGGCCTGCGCGCGGACCCCGGCCCTCTCGATGGAGGTGCGCGGCCCATGGTCGCTGGGCCGAGGCGTGGCCTACCGCCTCTCATCGCCCGGGTTGGAGCGCCTGCGGGCTGACCTCGTGGCGGCGTTCGAACCCTGGCTTACCCGGCAGGATCGCGCGCCTTTCCGGCCGCACATCACCGTCCAGAACAAGGCTGATCCCGAGGTCGCGCGGGCCCTGCTGACCCATCTGCAACTTGACTTCGAGCCCTTCGACGTCACCGCCACCGGCCTTCAGGTCTGGCGGTACCTCGGGGGGCCGTGGGCGCCGGTGGCCGAGCTCCCCTTCTCGGCGCCCGGCGCGGGGCTGTGA
- a CDS encoding ABC transporter permease has product MIDALAPFALIALLLAGWEIACRVTGVPAYFLPAPSDVAVALATDTGSLMQAAWNTLSVALISLVIASLAAQAVALLVGLSPLIDRAVRPLASVLQVTPVVAIAPLVLIWAGIDHPERAIIALAVLVAFFPIFSGAVTGLKAADPDLERLFDLYGASRLQRVLRLRLPSAVPFLLEGHKVGAGLAVIGAVVAEFGAGSGGVRGLAWRILDAGNKLQTARMIAALVVLGLMGVVLHALLERAEKIGLAWWRGR; this is encoded by the coding sequence GTGATCGACGCCCTGGCGCCCTTCGCCCTGATCGCCCTGCTGCTGGCCGGGTGGGAGATCGCCTGCCGGGTGACGGGGGTTCCGGCCTATTTCCTGCCCGCCCCGTCCGATGTCGCCGTGGCCCTGGCCACCGACACCGGCAGCCTGATGCAGGCCGCCTGGAACACCCTGTCGGTGGCGCTGATCTCGCTGGTGATCGCCAGCCTCGCGGCCCAGGCCGTCGCCCTGCTGGTGGGGCTCAGCCCGCTGATCGATCGCGCGGTGCGGCCATTGGCCTCGGTTCTCCAGGTGACGCCGGTGGTGGCCATCGCCCCTCTGGTGCTGATCTGGGCGGGGATCGACCACCCCGAACGGGCGATCATTGCGCTCGCCGTCCTGGTGGCCTTCTTCCCGATCTTCTCCGGCGCGGTGACGGGTCTGAAGGCCGCCGACCCCGATCTGGAGCGGCTGTTTGATCTGTACGGGGCCAGCCGGTTGCAGCGGGTTCTGCGCCTGCGCCTGCCCTCGGCCGTCCCATTTCTCCTGGAAGGTCATAAGGTTGGCGCCGGACTGGCGGTCATCGGGGCCGTCGTCGCGGAGTTCGGCGCGGGGTCGGGCGGGGTGCGCGGCCTGGCCTGGCGTATCCTGGACGCCGGCAACAAATTGCAGACCGCCCGCATGATCGCCGCCCTCGTCGTGCTGGGTCTGATGGGGGTCGTGCTGCACGCCCTGCTTGAGCGCGCCGAGAAGATCGGCCTGGCCTGGTGGCGCGGGCGTTAA